The genomic stretch CGCCGGCACCGCGATCTCATAAGCGCGCTCGCCCGAAAACGAGATCCGGAACAGCCGCGCCGTGACATTGCCAAGCGCGAATTCGGCGCAGGCCATATAGGGCAATGTCGCGTCGGACAGATCAACGCCCGCGCCAAACAGGCCTTGCAGCAGGTCGCGCGAAAGTGGGCCGCTGATCGCGAATTGCGCCCACTGCTCGGTGATCGACACCATCTGGACGTCGAGTTCAGGCCACAGCACCTGGTGGCAGAATTCGAGATGCTGCATCACCTTGACGGCATTCGCCGTGGTGGTCGACATCACGTAGTGATCGTCAGCCAGCCGCGCGACGGTGCCGTCGTCCATCACAAAACCGTCCTCGCGCAGCATCACGCCATAGCGCACCTTGCCCACCGCGAGGGTCGAAAACATGTTGATATAGACGCGATCGAGAAACACGCCGACGTCGGGACCGCACAGCGCGATCTTGCCGAGCGTCGAGACGTCGCAGATTCCCACGGCGGTCCGCGCCGCTTCGACCTCGCGCACCACGCTTTGCAGCCAGTCGGTTTCGCCATGCCGTGTGAACCATTGCGCCCGCAACCATTGCCCGGTTTCAACGAATGACGCGCCCTGCGTGGCGGCCCAGTCGTGCGCGGAGGTAAGCCGGGTCGCCTTGAAATGGCGGCCGGAATTGAGGCCGGCAAACGCGCCAATCGCCACGGGTACCTGCGGCGGCCGCGCCCGCGTGGTGCCGGCCTGGGCGATGGTCTTGCCGGTGAGTTCGGCCATGATCGCAAGGCCGTTGAGATTCGAAGTCTTGCCCTGATCGGTCGCCATGCCGAGCGTGGTATAGCGCTTCAGATGCTCGACGGAGCGAAACCCCTCGCTCGCCGACACCGCGATGTCCTGCGCGGTGACGTCGTTCTGCAGATCGACGAAGGCTTTGGTCCGCGACCCGACGACATGCCAGAGCGGCGTCACCGCGCAGGCTTCGTCGCTGACCCGACAGGCGTGCGGTTGGGAGGGATGGAGGCCGAGCCGCGTCGCCGCTGCGGCGCCGCAACGCGCTCCGTCGTCGAGCGCTTCGGCCAGCGTCAGATTTCCCGCCGCGGCACCCGCGATCGACATCGTCTTCGGCGCGCCGCCGGCCAGAAACGACGATAGCTGCGGCGACCATTCGCCCTTGCCGCCGAGATGGGTGGCGAGCGCGATGTTGGGATTCCAGCCGCCAGAAACCGCCAGCACATCGGCCTGCAAGGTCTGCCTGGCGCCGCTGGCATCGATGAAGTCGACGGATCGCAGCGTCTGCCCGCCATGCGCATCGACCACTCGGGCGCCGAGATGGGCCGGCGTGTTGCCGGCCAGCGCGCGGACTTGGACAGAGACTTGCGACCGCGGATCGATCACCGCCTCGACCTGAACGCCGACGCGAGAAAGATCAGCGGCGGTACGCCAGCCATCGTCGCTACAGGTGAACACGACGACGCGGCGCCCGGGCGCTGCGGCGAAGCGATTGACGTAGCTGCGCACGGCCGAGGCGAGCATCACGCCGGGACGGTCGTTGCCGCCGAACACGATCGGCCGCTCAATCGCACCAGACGCCAGCAGCGATTCGCGCGCCACGATCTTCCAGAGCCGCTGGCGCGGCGTGAACGGCGCCGGCACCGGCAGATGATCGGCGACCCGCTCCAGCACGCCATACTCGCCGTCATAGACGCCAAACACGCTGGAGCGGCGCAGGATCCGCACATTCGGCAGCGAGGCGAGTTCGATATCAGCGCGCCGTGCCCAAACGGCGCTGGGGACGCCGTCGATCTCCAGCGTTTCCGACAACAGCCGGCCGCCCAACTCAAAATCCTCGTCGACCAGGATCACGCTGGCGCCAGCACGCCCAGCCACCAGCGCGGCGGAGAGCCCGGCGGGTCCGCCGCCGATCACCAACAGGTCGCAGAACGGATAGGCCTTTTCGTAAGTGTCCGGGTCCGGTTCACCGCTGAGCCGGCCGAGACCCGCGGAACGCCGGATCAACGGCTCGTAGAGCTTCTCCCACAGCGCCGCCGGCCACATGAAGGTCTTGTAGTAGAACCCTGCAGCCAGCAGCGGGCTGGCCATTTGGTGGACCGCGCGCAGGTCGAAGCGCAGCGACGGCCAGCGGTTCTGACTCTCGGCCACGAGACCATCGTAAAGCTCAACCGTGGTCGCCTTGGTGTTGGGCTCGCGCCGCGCGCCGCCGCGCAACTCGACCAGCGCGTTGGGTTCTTCCGGGCCGGCCGAAAAGATGCCGCGCGGCCGGTGATATTTGAACGAACGGCCGACCAGCCGAACGCCATTGGCGATCAACGCCGACGCCAGCGTGTCGCCAGCCAACCCATTCATGGTCTTGCCGTCGAAGGAGAAGCGCAGCGTCTTGTTGAGGTCGACCAAGCCGCCGGCAATTCGAAAAGGCGACGTCATGCCCGCCCCCGACTGTCGGCAAGCCGGACCTCGCTAATGTCATGGCTGATGGTGTCACGCGTCACGACCAGCCAGCTGCGGCAGCCGTTGCCGTGATACCAATACCCCTGATGCGGGCCGGCAGGATTGTCGCGCAAATAAATATGCACGAACAGCGCCGCCTGGTCCACGGCGTCATCGCCGCTCGCGATCGGCGCCGGCGCCGCGTCGCCGAGATAGTTGAACTCGGCAACGTCGCGCGGACCACAATAGGGGCAAGGGATTCTCATGGCAGGCTCAATGCAAATTCGGTTGGGCGCCCTGGCCCTTTTCGTCGATCAAATCGCCGCGGGCGAAGCGGTCGAGCCGAAACCGCGTCGCCGCCTCATGAGGCTGGTCGCACGCCAACAAGTGGGCGAACGCCAGTCCGGAACCCGGCGTCGCCTTGAAGCCGCCATAACACCAGCCGGCGTTCAGATAGAGGCCCTCCGTCTGCGTGCGGTCGATGATTGGCGATCCGTCCATCGACATATCGACGAGGCCGCCCCAGCTGCGCAGCATGCGGGCGCGACCGATTGCCGGCATCAGTGCCATGCCGCCTTCGCAGACGTCTTCGACGGTCGGCAGATTGCCGCGCTGGGCGTAGGAGTTGTAGCCGTCGATATCGCCGCCAAACACCAGCCCACCCTTGTCGGACTGGCTGATGTAAAAATGTCCGGCGCCGAAAGTGATGACACCGGGGATCACCGGCTTCAAGCCTTCGGAGACGAGTGCCTGCAACACATGAGATTCGATCGGCAACCGCATCCCGGCCATCGCCGCGACCCGTGAACTGTTGCCCGCCACGGCGATACCAACCTTCTTGGCCGAGATCGCGCCGCGCGTGGTCTCGACCCCGGTGACACGCCCGTCCGAGATCGAGATCCCTGTGACTTCGCAATTCTGGATGATGTCGACGCCGCGGTCGCTGGCGCCGCGGGCGAACCCCCAGGCGACAGCATCGTGCCGCGCAGTGCCGCCGCGCGCTTGCAGCAGGCCACCCTTGATCGGAAACCGCGCGGCATCGAAATTCAGGAATGGGTAGAGTTTGCGCACCCCATCGCAATCCAGCAATTGCGCATCGACACCATGAATCCGCATCGCGTTGCCGCGTCGGGCATAGGCGTCGCGCTGGGCGTCGGAATGATACAGGTTCAGCACGCCGCGCTGGCTGATCATGGCGTTGAAGTTGAAATCCTGCTCCAGCCCTTCCCACAGCTTCATGGACAGTTCGTAAAGCGGGATATTGCCCGGCAGCAGATAGTTGGAGCGGATGATGGTGGTGTTGCGGCCG from Rhodopseudomonas sp. BAL398 encodes the following:
- a CDS encoding sarcosine oxidase subunit alpha family protein; translation: MTSPFRIAGGLVDLNKTLRFSFDGKTMNGLAGDTLASALIANGVRLVGRSFKYHRPRGIFSAGPEEPNALVELRGGARREPNTKATTVELYDGLVAESQNRWPSLRFDLRAVHQMASPLLAAGFYYKTFMWPAALWEKLYEPLIRRSAGLGRLSGEPDPDTYEKAYPFCDLLVIGGGPAGLSAALVAGRAGASVILVDEDFELGGRLLSETLEIDGVPSAVWARRADIELASLPNVRILRRSSVFGVYDGEYGVLERVADHLPVPAPFTPRQRLWKIVARESLLASGAIERPIVFGGNDRPGVMLASAVRSYVNRFAAAPGRRVVVFTCSDDGWRTAADLSRVGVQVEAVIDPRSQVSVQVRALAGNTPAHLGARVVDAHGGQTLRSVDFIDASGARQTLQADVLAVSGGWNPNIALATHLGGKGEWSPQLSSFLAGGAPKTMSIAGAAAGNLTLAEALDDGARCGAAAATRLGLHPSQPHACRVSDEACAVTPLWHVVGSRTKAFVDLQNDVTAQDIAVSASEGFRSVEHLKRYTTLGMATDQGKTSNLNGLAIMAELTGKTIAQAGTTRARPPQVPVAIGAFAGLNSGRHFKATRLTSAHDWAATQGASFVETGQWLRAQWFTRHGETDWLQSVVREVEAARTAVGICDVSTLGKIALCGPDVGVFLDRVYINMFSTLAVGKVRYGVMLREDGFVMDDGTVARLADDHYVMSTTTANAVKVMQHLEFCHQVLWPELDVQMVSITEQWAQFAISGPLSRDLLQGLFGAGVDLSDATLPYMACAEFALGNVTARLFRISFSGERAYEIAVPAGYGDALARALMTAGEAFGVTPYGIEALGVMRIEKGHVAGNELNGQTVARDLGLGRMMSSKKDFVGRIMAGRPALVDPLRPTLVGLKPLDRKDRLRNGAHLFAPGAIPNPDSDEGFITSTAFSPSLGHWIGLGLLARGPERLGERIRVYDPIRSGDVEAEVVSPIFIDPEGTKLRG
- a CDS encoding sarcosine oxidase subunit beta family protein — encoded protein: MRYSLFSLLGKTLTGHRDWPAVWRDAAPKSSYDVIVIGGGGHGLATAYYLASRYGVRNVAVLEKGWIGGGNVGRNTTIIRSNYLLPGNIPLYELSMKLWEGLEQDFNFNAMISQRGVLNLYHSDAQRDAYARRGNAMRIHGVDAQLLDCDGVRKLYPFLNFDAARFPIKGGLLQARGGTARHDAVAWGFARGASDRGVDIIQNCEVTGISISDGRVTGVETTRGAISAKKVGIAVAGNSSRVAAMAGMRLPIESHVLQALVSEGLKPVIPGVITFGAGHFYISQSDKGGLVFGGDIDGYNSYAQRGNLPTVEDVCEGGMALMPAIGRARMLRSWGGLVDMSMDGSPIIDRTQTEGLYLNAGWCYGGFKATPGSGLAFAHLLACDQPHEAATRFRLDRFARGDLIDEKGQGAQPNLH
- a CDS encoding sarcosine oxidase subunit delta — encoded protein: MRIPCPYCGPRDVAEFNYLGDAAPAPIASGDDAVDQAALFVHIYLRDNPAGPHQGYWYHGNGCRSWLVVTRDTISHDISEVRLADSRGRA